The following are encoded in a window of Vigna unguiculata cultivar IT97K-499-35 chromosome 8, ASM411807v1, whole genome shotgun sequence genomic DNA:
- the LOC114194445 gene encoding CBS domain-containing protein CBSX3, mitochondrial → MQGGLRTFLSNGNVIKNAVLQRVRRVNPLLQPIASSRFESVTPARIEEHGFESTTIADIMKDKGKGADGSWLWCTTDDTVYDAVKSMTQNNVGALVVVKPDANKAIAGIITERDYLRKIIVQGRSSKSTKVGDIMTEENKLITVTPNTRVLQAMQLMTDNRIRHIPVIDEKGMIGMVSIGDVVRAVVREHRQEVERLNAFIQGGY, encoded by the exons ATGCAAGGAGGATTGAGAACATTTTTGTCCAACGGGAATGTCATTAAAAATGCTGTTCTGCAACGGGTTCGCAGGGTGAATCCCCTGTTACAGCCAATCGCCTCCTCACGGTTTGAATCTGTTACACCTGCTCGCATTGAGGAACATGGTTTTGAGAGCACAACGATTGCAGACATCATGAAAGATAAAGGCAAGGGTGCAGATGGATCCTGGCTTTGGTGCACCACGGATGATACTGTTTATGATGCTGTTAAATCG ATGACCCAAAACAATGTTGGTGCTCTGGTTGTTGTGAAACCTGATGCGAATAAGGCAATTGCAGGGATTATAACCGAAAGAG ATTACCTGAGAAAGATCATCGTGCAGGGAAGATCTTCCAAGTCTACCAAGGTTGGAGATATTATGACTGAGGAG AACAAACTTATCACAGTCACTCCTAATACCAGAGTTTTACAGGCTATGCAACTGATGACTG ATAACAGAATCAGACACATTCCTGTGATTGATGAGAAGGGGATGATTGGAATGGTGTCGATTGGAGATGTGGTTCGTGCTGTGGTGCGTGAGCACCGCCAAGAGGTTGAGCGTTTGAATGCTTTCATTCAAGGGGGTTATTAG